The Carassius gibelio isolate Cgi1373 ecotype wild population from Czech Republic chromosome B12, carGib1.2-hapl.c, whole genome shotgun sequence genome has a segment encoding these proteins:
- the si:ch211-27e6.1 gene encoding serine/threonine-protein kinase H2: protein MGTSSGKVLPEPSKNGYFCLINSVVNFKKQETDKENCKEKQQAWLWRRRSDRRASRRGISEEVKESVHLEEQMTNPNAKFRAKFDPRVTARYDIKALIGSGSFSRVVRAEHRRTRQPFAIKLLEVKGREGHEACQAELGVLRRVNHCNVIRLAEVFETQHRVYLVLELATGGELLERVIARGTFRERDATKALMMVSSGLRYLHTLGVIHRDLKPENLLYYHPGQDSRLIITDFGLACWENKTTVSFQSRGGTAVMTQDADFVSVDVEKSGQAKDWAVRTLCGTPEYLAPEMLARRPCSSAVDMWALGVITYILLSGSLPFDQSSRPRLFRAILRGSYSFHGDPWKSVSTLAKSFIDRLLTLEPEHRMTAEETLKHPWLVSMAACSSNKNLHRSISRNLQRRASRASSRCPSSGSTPGSRISMRSGSWLGSGPRLGLSDLSQSQKIAA, encoded by the exons ATGGGAACTAGCTCTGGAAAAGTGTTACCTGAGCCCTCCAAAAATGGATATTTTTGCCTTATCAACTCTGTTGTGAACTTCAAGAAACAAGAGACTGACAAGGAAAACTGTAAAGAGAAACAACAGGCTTGGCTTTGGAGGAGGAGAAGTGACAGAAGGGCTTCCCGGAGAGGAATATCAGAAGAAGTCAAAGAATCGGTTCATCTGGAGGAGCAGATGACGAATCCTAATGCAAAGTTTCGTGCAAAGTTTGATCCACGCGTCACAGCGAG GTATGACATCAAGGCTCTGATCGGCAGCGGTAGCTTCAGCCGCGTGGTACGTGCTGAGCACAGACGCACACGCCAACCCTTCGCCATTAAACTTCTGGAGGTCAAAGGTCGTGAGGGTCACGAGGCCTGTCAGGCAGAGCTCGGGGTCCTGCGACGGGTGAACCACTGCAATGTCATCCGCCTGGCCGAGGTGTTCGAGACGCAGCATCGTGTCTATCTGGTTCTGGAGCTGGCCACGGGAGGAGAGCTCCTGGAGCGCGTGATCGCCCGAGGAACCTTCAGAGAACGGGACGCCACCAAGGCCTTGATGATGGTGTCCAGCGGGCTGCGCTATCTACACACACTGGGCGTCATCCACAGGGACCTCAAACCCGAAAACCTGCTGTACTACCATCCGGGACAGGACTCGCGATTGATCATAACAGACTTTGGACTCGCTTGCTGGGAGAACAAGACGACGGTTTCATTTCAGAGCAGAGGAGGTACAGCTGTTATGACTCAGGATGCAGATTTCGTCTCTGTAGATGTTGAGAAGAGCGGTCAGGCTAAAGACTGGGCTGTGAGGACGCTCTGCGGCACGCCAGAGTACCTGGCCCCTGAGATGCTGGCGCGGAGACCCTGCAGCAGCGCGGTGGATATGTGGGCGCTGGGAGTCATCACTTATATCCTGCTGAGCGGCTCGCTGCCCTTCGACCAGAGCAGCCGACCACGACTCTTCAGGGCCATTCTCAGGGGCAGCTACAGTTTCCATGGAGAT CCATGGAAATCAGTATCTACATTGGCCAAAAGCTTCATCGATCGTCTCCTGACCCTTGAGCCCGAGCACCGGATGACTGCTGAGGAAACTCTCAAGCATCCTTGGCTGGTCAGCATGGCAGCCTGTTCCTCCAACAAGAACCTACACCGCTCAATTTCCCGAAACCTCCAGCGGCGGGCGTCACGGGCCTCCTCTCGATGCCCCAGCTCAGGCTCTACTCCTGGGTCTCGGATATCAATGAGGTCTGGGTCATGGCTGGGTTCTGGGCCACGGTTAGGGCTCAGTGACTTGTCACAGAGCCAGAAGATCGCTGCTTAG